The following proteins are co-located in the Candidatus Accumulibacter cognatus genome:
- a CDS encoding Rne/Rng family ribonuclease, translated as MKRMLFNATQAEELRVAIVDGQKLIDLDIESANKEQKKSNIYKAVITRIEPSLEAAFVDYGSERHGFLPFKEVARTFFQPGVESGRASIKEALREGQELIVQVDKDERGNKGAALTTFISLAGRYLVLMPNNPRGGGVSRRVEGDERTELREVMDQLQVPLGMSLIARTAAIGRNAEELQWDLNYLLQLWKAIEAAAQQQRGAFLIYQEGSLVIRAIRDYFQPDIGEILIDTDEVFEQAQKFMEHVMPGTVNRIKRYRDDVPLFSRFQIEHQIESAYSRQVTLPSGGAIVIDHTEALVSVDVNSGRSTRGADIEETALKTNLEAAEEVARQLRLRDLGGLIIIDFIDMENQRNQREVENRVREALRFDRARVQTGKISRFGLFELSRQRLRPALAETSYIPCPRCSGTGHIRSTESAALHILRILEEEAMKDNTAAVQAQVPVDVATFLLNEKRTEVQAIEQRHKVTVMLIPNIHLETPQHTFVRLRQDEAGPELLQQASYRMVALPTEEEHKNVVSTGGETRAPRAEAAIKGVTPSQPAPIATERVSSDVKKPVTAGSHFWKKIISWFRHQPAAVPEPSQPTPASASAREWPRDNRRSGVRGPRRDETRDLPETRVNRDAKEMSPQTHTAATARSEAQRPREARAPNEPSVAREPRRPRSERKPPTAASVTANTEIMPAAPPARAVSVPEQIGDDPGSMPRRRGRRGGRRERSERIENPAAVQDLASAAVSPITTDMVTAVLSVEPLPVLPGEPGTTLAAQDISQPATAIAGTPPAITAETFSTAVASSEASCPVAVPAALVDASDAGDTPATVEIASTVVAPEAAAFVTTPPMIDAQPLFVEQHGVESQAALLAAANIGLSPSLPEAGEPVEPPVARPLAPSIQQAITGSGLIMIETRKDQVQTPSPESDPIAAPRPPRRRRVSVVIPDEPLVMIETRK; from the coding sequence ATGAAACGCATGCTGTTTAACGCAACACAGGCTGAGGAACTCCGCGTTGCCATTGTCGACGGTCAGAAGCTCATTGACCTGGACATCGAATCGGCGAACAAGGAACAGAAAAAGAGCAACATTTATAAAGCAGTCATTACCCGCATCGAGCCCAGCCTCGAAGCGGCGTTTGTCGATTACGGGTCGGAACGACACGGCTTTTTGCCCTTCAAGGAAGTTGCCCGCACCTTCTTCCAGCCTGGTGTCGAATCCGGTCGCGCCAGCATCAAGGAGGCACTGCGAGAAGGCCAGGAACTGATCGTCCAGGTGGACAAGGACGAACGCGGCAACAAGGGTGCCGCGCTGACGACCTTCATCAGTCTCGCTGGCCGATATTTGGTGCTGATGCCGAACAACCCACGTGGCGGCGGGGTCTCGCGTCGCGTCGAAGGCGACGAGCGTACGGAACTGCGGGAAGTGATGGATCAGCTACAGGTTCCGCTCGGAATGAGTCTTATCGCCCGTACCGCAGCGATTGGGCGCAACGCCGAAGAACTGCAATGGGATCTCAATTATCTGCTGCAGTTGTGGAAAGCCATTGAAGCCGCAGCCCAGCAGCAGAGAGGGGCGTTCCTGATCTACCAGGAGGGCAGCCTGGTCATCCGCGCCATCCGTGACTACTTTCAGCCCGATATTGGTGAAATCCTGATCGATACCGACGAAGTCTTTGAGCAAGCGCAGAAGTTCATGGAACATGTGATGCCGGGGACCGTCAATCGCATCAAGCGCTATCGCGATGATGTCCCGCTGTTCTCGCGCTTCCAGATCGAACATCAGATCGAATCAGCCTACTCCCGCCAGGTCACCCTGCCTTCGGGCGGTGCGATCGTCATCGATCATACCGAAGCGCTGGTTTCCGTCGATGTGAACTCGGGCCGCTCGACACGCGGGGCCGACATCGAGGAGACGGCTCTGAAGACCAACCTCGAGGCCGCAGAAGAAGTGGCCCGCCAACTGCGTCTACGCGACCTCGGCGGTTTGATCATCATTGACTTCATCGACATGGAGAATCAGCGCAATCAACGCGAGGTCGAAAACCGCGTTCGCGAGGCGCTGCGTTTCGATCGAGCGCGCGTGCAGACCGGCAAGATCAGCCGTTTCGGTCTGTTCGAGCTGTCGCGCCAGCGCCTGCGCCCGGCACTTGCCGAAACCAGCTACATTCCCTGCCCGCGTTGTTCGGGAACTGGCCACATCCGCAGCACGGAATCCGCAGCTCTGCACATCCTGCGTATTCTCGAAGAGGAGGCGATGAAGGACAACACCGCCGCCGTGCAGGCACAGGTTCCGGTCGATGTCGCCACCTTCCTTCTGAACGAAAAGCGGACCGAAGTTCAGGCCATCGAACAGCGGCACAAGGTCACGGTCATGCTGATCCCCAATATCCACCTCGAAACGCCGCAGCACACGTTCGTGCGCCTGCGCCAGGACGAAGCAGGCCCGGAACTGCTGCAACAAGCATCGTACCGGATGGTTGCGCTGCCGACAGAAGAGGAGCACAAGAACGTTGTATCAACTGGCGGCGAAACCAGAGCACCTCGAGCGGAAGCAGCGATCAAGGGTGTGACACCGTCACAGCCGGCACCGATCGCTACCGAAAGAGTATCGAGCGATGTCAAGAAACCCGTCACGGCAGGCAGTCATTTCTGGAAGAAAATCATTTCCTGGTTTCGCCACCAGCCTGCCGCCGTTCCTGAACCTTCACAACCGACCCCTGCCAGCGCGTCTGCGCGCGAGTGGCCACGAGACAATCGCCGCTCTGGTGTGCGCGGACCTCGCCGTGACGAAACGCGCGACCTGCCAGAGACACGCGTCAATCGGGATGCCAAGGAAATGTCGCCACAGACCCACACAGCTGCAACTGCTCGTAGCGAAGCACAGAGACCGCGCGAAGCGCGTGCGCCGAACGAACCGAGTGTGGCACGCGAGCCACGCCGCCCGCGCAGCGAACGCAAACCACCAACCGCGGCATCCGTCACGGCAAACACCGAGATCATGCCGGCCGCGCCGCCCGCGCGTGCCGTTTCCGTGCCGGAACAAATTGGCGACGACCCTGGCAGCATGCCACGTCGCCGCGGTCGTCGTGGCGGACGCCGTGAGCGTAGCGAACGAATCGAGAACCCGGCCGCGGTTCAAGACCTGGCAAGCGCTGCGGTAAGTCCCATAACGACCGACATGGTCACGGCAGTCCTAAGCGTCGAACCGCTCCCAGTACTGCCTGGCGAGCCTGGTACAACACTGGCTGCGCAAGACATCTCTCAGCCAGCGACCGCCATTGCCGGAACTCCTCCGGCCATTACCGCTGAAACCTTTTCGACTGCAGTGGCATCCAGCGAAGCATCCTGCCCAGTAGCGGTTCCCGCCGCTCTGGTCGATGCCTCCGACGCAGGCGATACTCCGGCAACAGTCGAAATCGCATCGACCGTGGTGGCGCCGGAAGCAGCCGCGTTTGTCACCACCCCGCCAATGATCGACGCCCAGCCGTTGTTCGTAGAGCAGCACGGCGTCGAATCCCAGGCGGCGCTCCTGGCCGCTGCGAACATCGGCCTATCGCCTTCCCTGCCGGAGGCTGGTGAGCCTGTCGAGCCGCCTGTCGCCCGCCCACTCGCACCCTCCATCCAGCAAGCGATTACAGGCAGTGGTCTGATCATGATCGAGACCAGAAAAGACCAGGTTCAGACGCCATCGCCGGAGAGCGATCCCATTGCAGCGCCCAGACCACCACGCCGCAGACGGGTCAGCGTGGTCATTCCCGATGAGCCGCTGGTGATGATCGAAACGCGGAAGTAG
- a CDS encoding 4Fe-4S dicluster domain-containing protein, translated as MQKSLLIDPGKCTGCLQCEMACSYEHTGIFNPSKSRIKVFDFHHEGRKVPYTCTQCAEAWCLNACPVEAIKIDSGSGAKVVLEAICVGCKVCTIACPFGTINYNHESGKVQKCDLCGGDPACATACPTGAITYIDADWTGLQRMRQWAQKTDSAACL; from the coding sequence ATGCAGAAGTCCTTGCTCATCGATCCGGGCAAATGCACCGGTTGCTTGCAGTGCGAAATGGCCTGCTCTTACGAGCACACCGGGATCTTCAATCCGTCCAAATCGCGAATCAAGGTTTTCGATTTTCACCACGAAGGCCGCAAGGTGCCCTATACCTGTACGCAGTGCGCGGAAGCGTGGTGTCTCAATGCCTGTCCAGTCGAGGCGATCAAGATCGATAGTGGCAGTGGTGCCAAGGTGGTTCTCGAAGCAATCTGCGTGGGCTGCAAGGTGTGCACGATTGCCTGTCCGTTCGGGACGATCAACTACAATCACGAATCAGGAAAGGTCCAGAAGTGTGACCTCTGTGGCGGTGACCCAGCCTGCGCCACAGCTTGCCCGACCGGCGCCATCACCTACATTGATGCGGACTGGACGGGCCTGCAACGGATGCGTCAGTGGGCACAGAAAACCGACAGTGCGGCATGCCTTTGA
- a CDS encoding SAM-dependent methyltransferase, which yields MKTGRLYLIPVPLGQTPVTNVLPEPVRACAQRLVNFVAENARTARAFLKSLPADKPLQQIEILELNEHTAASALPRLLAPALAGNDLGLISEVGCPAVADPGAALVALAHQRGVQVVPMIGPSSILLALMASGLSGQNFAFHGYLPSGTQEREKRLRELEKESRQQRRTQIFIETPYRNLQVFGALVNTCAPSTRICVATDLTLAGEQITTRPVSEWRCQQYPEISRRPTVFLLQA from the coding sequence ATGAAAACAGGCCGGCTTTACCTGATCCCGGTGCCGCTTGGTCAAACGCCGGTGACGAACGTGCTGCCAGAACCCGTTCGGGCCTGTGCGCAAAGACTCGTGAATTTCGTCGCCGAGAACGCCAGGACGGCGCGTGCCTTCCTCAAATCATTGCCTGCCGACAAGCCGCTACAGCAGATCGAGATTCTGGAGCTCAACGAACATACTGCGGCCAGCGCGCTACCCCGGCTTCTGGCACCGGCTCTAGCGGGCAACGACCTTGGACTGATCTCTGAGGTCGGCTGCCCCGCCGTTGCCGACCCGGGCGCCGCTCTGGTTGCGCTGGCCCATCAGCGAGGCGTACAGGTCGTTCCCATGATCGGCCCCTCGTCGATCCTGCTCGCCTTGATGGCTTCGGGACTGAGCGGCCAGAACTTCGCGTTTCACGGCTACCTTCCGAGCGGCACTCAAGAACGCGAAAAACGCTTGCGCGAACTGGAAAAGGAGTCACGGCAGCAGCGGCGCACCCAGATCTTCATCGAAACCCCCTACCGTAACCTCCAGGTGTTTGGCGCTCTCGTTAATACCTGTGCGCCAAGCACGCGCATCTGCGTCGCGACCGACCTCACGCTCGCCGGGGAACAGATCACGACTCGACCCGTTTCCGAATGGCGGTGCCAGCAGTACCCCGAGATCAGCCGCCGTCCGACCGTATTCCTCCTGCAGGCCTAA
- a CDS encoding hydrolase 2, exosortase A system-associated has translation MQPFIIPAERGTRFCLYHPAANGRTRGAIIYLHPFAEEMNKSRRMAALQARAMARIGYDVLQIDLLGCGDSSGDFAEARWQDWEDDVHLAHRWLRARSDAPVCLWGLRAGCLLAASAAVKLKDTTNFIFWQPVVSGKQHWQQFMRLKMASVLAAGQAKAVSDQLRQQLSTGQAVEIAGYTLAPALVESLEAAELKPPGAIGGRTAWLELSTREGATFSPVSTKCIGHWEAAAYKLDARMVNGPGFWQTSEIEDAPALITATLAVLESWQ, from the coding sequence TTGCAGCCATTTATTATTCCAGCAGAGAGAGGGACTCGTTTCTGCCTCTATCACCCAGCAGCCAATGGTCGGACGCGTGGCGCGATCATTTATCTGCATCCATTTGCCGAAGAAATGAACAAATCTCGCCGCATGGCTGCCCTGCAGGCAAGGGCCATGGCCAGGATTGGCTACGATGTCCTGCAGATCGACCTGTTGGGCTGTGGAGACAGTTCAGGCGACTTCGCAGAAGCGCGCTGGCAAGACTGGGAGGATGATGTTCATCTGGCCCATCGCTGGCTGCGCGCCCGAAGTGATGCACCGGTATGTCTCTGGGGCTTGCGCGCTGGCTGCCTGCTAGCAGCCAGCGCTGCGGTCAAACTCAAGGACACCACCAATTTCATCTTCTGGCAGCCGGTCGTCTCCGGCAAACAACATTGGCAACAGTTCATGCGCCTGAAGATGGCCTCAGTGCTGGCAGCAGGGCAGGCGAAAGCCGTTTCCGACCAATTGCGGCAGCAATTATCGACTGGCCAGGCTGTTGAAATCGCTGGCTACACCTTGGCTCCAGCACTTGTCGAGAGCCTGGAGGCCGCCGAACTCAAACCCCCGGGCGCTATTGGCGGACGGACTGCATGGCTGGAGTTGTCGACTCGCGAGGGTGCCACATTCTCTCCGGTGTCCACGAAATGCATCGGACATTGGGAAGCTGCCGCCTACAAGTTGGATGCCCGGATGGTGAATGGCCCAGGTTTCTGGCAGACCAGCGAGATCGAAGACGCTCCCGCATTGATTACGGCAACCCTGGCTGTATTGGAGTCCTGGCAATGA
- the rpmF gene encoding 50S ribosomal protein L32, which yields MAVQQNKKSPSKRGMHRAHDSLSNMPLAIEPTTGEVHLRHHVSPTGFYRGKKVIKSASE from the coding sequence ATGGCTGTGCAACAGAACAAGAAATCCCCTTCCAAGCGTGGCATGCATCGTGCGCACGATTCCTTGAGCAACATGCCCCTGGCCATCGAGCCGACGACGGGCGAGGTCCATCTGCGCCACCACGTCAGCCCAACGGGTTTTTATCGGGGCAAAAAGGTCATCAAAAGCGCCAGCGAATAA
- the maf gene encoding septum formation inhibitor Maf — protein MPKPQLILASTSPFRRVLLTRLGLPFETANPAVDEALLADESPEAGALRLSEAKARAVASSHRDALIIGSDQVACLDGQIFGKPGTHDNALRQLQVMRGRRVNFFTGLCLLNARTGNAHQRGVATLVTFRNLTDEEIESYLHKEKPYNCAGSAKSEGLGIALIARIDGEDPNALIGLPLIALCDLLRIENVSVF, from the coding sequence ATGCCCAAGCCGCAACTCATTCTCGCCTCGACCTCTCCGTTTCGCCGTGTTCTGCTGACACGTCTCGGATTGCCGTTCGAGACTGCCAATCCCGCCGTTGACGAAGCCCTGCTTGCGGATGAAAGCCCTGAAGCAGGCGCCCTACGCCTGTCGGAAGCCAAGGCACGCGCCGTCGCTAGCTCGCACCGCGACGCTCTGATCATTGGCAGCGACCAGGTGGCCTGCCTTGACGGCCAGATTTTCGGAAAACCGGGAACACACGACAATGCGCTGCGCCAGTTGCAGGTCATGCGCGGTCGCCGCGTGAACTTTTTCACTGGTCTTTGCCTCCTGAATGCAAGAACTGGCAATGCCCATCAGCGTGGCGTGGCGACACTGGTCACCTTCAGGAACCTGACCGACGAGGAAATCGAAAGCTACCTGCACAAGGAAAAACCGTACAACTGTGCCGGTAGCGCCAAATCGGAGGGGTTGGGAATCGCCCTGATTGCCAGAATCGACGGCGAAGACCCGAATGCATTGATCGGACTGCCGCTGATCGCGCTCTGTGACCTGCTGCGGATCGAAAACGTCTCGGTATTCTGA
- a CDS encoding S49 family peptidase has protein sequence MSTPDNEPPWERQLLEKVAFAALHEQRAKRRWGIFFKLAGLTYLVAVLVLVVDWGGAEQRADGRHTAVIHLHGTIEAQGEASAQNVNDALEAAFADKGTAGVILRVNSPGGSPVQAGIVHDEIRRLRTKHPQIPLYAVVEDLCASGGYYVAVAADKIFVDKASIVGSIGVLMDGFGFTGTMDKLGVERRLLTAGENKGFLDPFSPQDAKQKEHARVLLREIHKQFIEVVRRGRGTRLKETPEMFSGLMWTGSQSISLGLADGLGTVGSVARDVIKAERIVEFTIKENIAERFAKRLRADAAQGMTGTLLGFSQTLFH, from the coding sequence TTGAGTACCCCCGATAACGAACCACCTTGGGAACGGCAGTTGCTGGAGAAAGTCGCCTTTGCGGCGCTGCACGAGCAGCGGGCGAAGCGGCGCTGGGGTATTTTTTTCAAGCTGGCCGGCCTGACCTACCTGGTCGCCGTCCTGGTGCTGGTCGTTGATTGGGGGGGAGCCGAGCAGCGTGCCGATGGTCGACATACGGCGGTTATCCATCTACATGGCACGATCGAAGCCCAAGGCGAGGCCAGCGCACAGAATGTCAACGACGCACTTGAAGCCGCTTTCGCTGATAAGGGTACGGCGGGCGTCATCCTGCGGGTTAACAGCCCGGGTGGCAGCCCTGTTCAGGCGGGTATCGTCCATGATGAAATTCGCCGCTTGCGTACCAAACACCCGCAGATCCCGCTTTACGCCGTGGTCGAAGATCTCTGCGCTTCCGGTGGCTACTACGTTGCTGTGGCAGCGGACAAGATTTTCGTCGACAAGGCCAGCATAGTCGGTTCAATCGGCGTGCTGATGGACGGTTTCGGTTTCACCGGGACGATGGACAAGCTCGGCGTCGAACGTCGGTTGCTGACCGCTGGGGAAAACAAGGGCTTCCTCGACCCTTTCTCGCCGCAGGACGCGAAGCAGAAGGAACACGCGCGCGTGTTGCTGCGCGAAATTCACAAGCAGTTCATCGAGGTCGTCAGACGAGGACGCGGCACGCGACTCAAGGAAACACCGGAAATGTTCAGTGGCCTGATGTGGACAGGCAGTCAAAGTATCAGTCTGGGTCTCGCCGACGGGCTTGGGACCGTTGGCTCGGTGGCGCGGGACGTGATCAAGGCAGAGCGGATCGTCGAGTTCACCATCAAAGAAAACATCGCCGAGCGTTTTGCCAAGCGTCTGCGTGCCGATGCGGCGCAAGGTATGACAGGCACGCTACTGGGTTTCAGCCAGACGCTGTTTCATTGA
- a CDS encoding Rieske 2Fe-2S domain-containing protein — protein MVLAARLICFSGELLDGGPGVRFTVRHDGTEAPAFAVRFQGRVFAYYNRCAHVPIELDWQPNEFFDDSKVYLICATHGALYSPADGSCLGGRCNGRGLTPLPVEERHGAIYFIPSEQTS, from the coding sequence ATGGTGTTGGCTGCCCGCCTGATCTGTTTTTCCGGTGAGTTGCTGGACGGGGGGCCGGGGGTCCGCTTTACGGTCAGGCATGACGGCACCGAAGCGCCGGCATTTGCGGTACGCTTTCAGGGACGTGTCTTTGCCTACTACAATCGCTGTGCGCATGTTCCCATCGAACTCGACTGGCAGCCCAACGAATTCTTCGATGATTCCAAGGTATACTTGATTTGCGCAACGCATGGCGCGCTCTATTCGCCGGCAGACGGCAGCTGCCTGGGTGGCCGTTGTAACGGCAGAGGGTTGACGCCGCTACCCGTCGAAGAGCGTCATGGCGCGATCTATTTCATCCCCAGCGAGCAGACATCTTGA
- a CDS encoding GNAT family N-acetyltransferase — MFSSLKSAIDDLGFINGMLYLLGRVMQALSGGRSRLIRYHIVAQPVSREFVPVCRPSATEKVIEIAAQEAIIESFPRPPEVLKSRFSRGHVCLAAVNKGVFAGFLWYARDHYEEDEVHCRFSLSEPDSTVWDYDVHVEPRFRMGRTFARLWDAANERLAALGVDWSCSRISAFNRQSLQSHRRLGISVLETLTFICIGSLQVALMSCKPFINFSWNGAGRPSVRISLRSRP, encoded by the coding sequence ATGTTCAGTTCTTTGAAATCGGCGATTGACGACCTTGGCTTCATCAACGGGATGCTCTATCTTCTTGGCCGGGTAATGCAGGCTCTCAGCGGTGGGCGTAGCCGCCTGATCCGCTACCATATCGTCGCCCAACCAGTTTCCCGCGAGTTCGTTCCGGTCTGCCGGCCCTCGGCAACGGAAAAGGTGATCGAGATCGCAGCGCAAGAAGCGATAATCGAGAGCTTTCCACGCCCACCGGAGGTTCTGAAATCACGCTTTTCAAGGGGGCATGTGTGCTTGGCTGCGGTTAACAAGGGAGTCTTCGCCGGCTTTCTGTGGTATGCCCGAGACCATTACGAGGAGGATGAGGTTCATTGCCGTTTCAGCCTGAGTGAGCCAGACTCGACCGTCTGGGATTACGATGTGCACGTCGAGCCGCGTTTCAGAATGGGAAGAACCTTCGCGCGCCTTTGGGATGCGGCAAACGAGCGTCTGGCAGCCCTGGGTGTGGACTGGAGTTGTTCGCGGATATCGGCGTTCAACCGACAATCCCTTCAGTCCCATCGACGCCTGGGCATCAGTGTGCTTGAAACATTGACTTTCATTTGCATCGGATCGCTGCAGGTGGCTCTGATGTCCTGCAAACCATTCATCAACTTCAGCTGGAATGGTGCTGGTCGCCCCAGTGTGCGGATCTCGCTGCGGTCAAGGCCCTGA
- a CDS encoding DUF177 domain-containing protein, whose product MSRRVVIKVIDSQVFANEGGSLQGELPVAALTRLLDLLAAADGFLKYRIKGQMGPYNRPQFLVEVDGVMSLCCQRCLEAIEHPIEVRSLLEFVDSDGDLTQEELEDDSRDFLPNQKELDIAVLIEDEILLALPIAPRHDDCLPPGAARGSAKVSPFSVLAGLQGKAE is encoded by the coding sequence GTGTCGCGTCGAGTTGTGATCAAGGTGATTGACAGCCAGGTTTTTGCAAATGAAGGAGGTTCGTTGCAAGGCGAACTGCCGGTCGCAGCGCTGACGCGATTGCTCGATTTGTTAGCCGCTGCCGATGGCTTTCTGAAGTACCGGATCAAGGGGCAAATGGGGCCTTACAATCGCCCACAGTTTCTGGTGGAGGTTGATGGCGTCATGTCGTTGTGCTGTCAACGCTGCCTCGAGGCAATTGAGCACCCGATCGAGGTACGTAGTCTGCTTGAATTTGTCGATAGCGACGGCGACCTGACGCAGGAGGAGCTGGAGGATGACTCCAGGGACTTTCTACCCAATCAGAAGGAACTCGATATTGCCGTATTGATCGAGGATGAAATTCTGCTTGCCCTTCCGATCGCACCGCGCCACGACGATTGTCTCCCGCCTGGAGCTGCTCGGGGGTCGGCAAAAGTGTCGCCGTTTTCAGTGTTGGCCGGCCTGCAGGGCAAGGCCGAGTAA
- a CDS encoding RluA family pseudouridine synthase → MAEVSKNSVTQALITENEHGQRLDNMLLKKCKGVPKSHVYSIMRSGQVRVNGRRVEVSYRLQSGDVLRIPPLRIARIEQEVVAGAEFKVHLPIVFEDEGLLVVDKPAGIAVHGGSGESFGIIEALRRQRPNAHFLELAHRLDRETSGILLLGKKRSALLALQEMFRTSAVGSGGQGADKRYLVLVCGRWMDPLRNVRLPLLKYMQASGERRVRVSEEGKTAHTIFRLMARWERFSLLEAQLKTGRTHQIRVHLAHLGFPVAGDEKYGDFALNKALSREGLKRMFLHASRMCLPHPLEGRELVVEAALPAALQGFVHSISAKEKQDYGEKFELGD, encoded by the coding sequence ATGGCCGAAGTTAGCAAAAACTCTGTTACCCAAGCGCTGATTACAGAGAATGAGCATGGACAGCGCCTCGACAACATGCTGCTCAAGAAATGCAAAGGGGTGCCCAAGAGCCACGTCTACAGCATCATGCGTAGCGGTCAGGTACGGGTCAACGGTCGGCGTGTGGAGGTTTCCTATCGACTGCAGAGTGGCGATGTGCTGCGTATCCCGCCGTTGCGAATCGCCAGAATCGAACAGGAAGTGGTCGCTGGCGCCGAATTCAAGGTGCATCTCCCCATTGTTTTTGAGGACGAAGGCCTGTTGGTCGTCGACAAGCCGGCCGGCATCGCCGTGCATGGCGGCAGTGGCGAAAGTTTTGGGATCATCGAGGCCCTGCGACGGCAGCGGCCGAATGCGCATTTTCTCGAACTTGCGCACCGGCTTGACCGCGAGACCTCGGGAATCCTGTTGCTGGGCAAGAAACGCTCGGCACTCCTCGCCTTGCAGGAAATGTTCCGCACCAGCGCTGTTGGCAGCGGCGGCCAAGGCGCCGACAAGCGTTACCTAGTCCTGGTCTGCGGTCGCTGGATGGACCCTCTGCGCAATGTTCGGCTACCCTTGCTCAAGTATATGCAGGCATCGGGCGAGCGACGAGTGCGCGTCTCCGAAGAGGGCAAGACCGCACATACCATTTTCCGCCTCATGGCGCGCTGGGAACGCTTCAGCTTGCTGGAGGCGCAGCTGAAAACCGGGCGTACGCACCAGATCCGCGTGCATCTCGCGCATCTGGGCTTTCCGGTTGCCGGTGACGAGAAGTATGGGGACTTTGCGCTAAATAAGGCGCTCTCCCGAGAGGGGCTGAAGCGCATGTTCCTGCACGCCTCGCGGATGTGCCTGCCGCATCCGCTGGAGGGGCGGGAATTGGTGGTTGAAGCGGCGCTGCCGGCAGCGCTGCAGGGCTTCGTGCACAGCATTTCGGCGAAGGAGAAGCAGGATTATGGCGAAAAGTTTGAGCTGGGGGATTGA
- a CDS encoding hydrolase 1, exosortase A system-associated, which translates to MKFTERAFVFPCAGENLLGIVASPSGEAARKGVLIIVGGPQYRAGSHRQFVLLSRTLAEAGYPAMRFDYRGMGDSTGGMRNFEHINADIAAAINAFMASCPQLQQIVLWGLCDAASAGLLYWDATQDHRVTGMVMLNPWVRTEAGLAKAHLKHHYGQRLLQADFWRKLLTGNLALGRSLKGFITSIQAARQTSHSSGDDQPLPFQKKMARGLERFRGSALVILSGNDFTAREFAEALKTDRAWQASLQRGHTTFVAIDDADHTFSSTAWRNCVATAVTDWLQREDSSRRCEKPQEPVLTRSLTSCLGCWSRNRSVSGAKAGLEP; encoded by the coding sequence ATGAAATTCACAGAACGGGCCTTTGTCTTCCCGTGTGCTGGAGAAAACCTACTTGGCATCGTTGCCTCTCCCTCCGGGGAGGCGGCACGGAAAGGGGTGCTGATCATTGTTGGGGGACCGCAATATCGCGCAGGCAGTCATCGTCAGTTCGTCCTTTTGTCGCGTACCCTAGCGGAAGCAGGCTACCCGGCAATGCGTTTCGACTACCGGGGCATGGGTGACAGCACCGGGGGGATGCGCAATTTCGAACACATCAATGCGGATATTGCCGCTGCCATCAATGCATTCATGGCGTCCTGCCCGCAGCTGCAGCAGATCGTCCTCTGGGGTTTGTGCGATGCGGCATCCGCCGGTCTGCTGTATTGGGATGCAACCCAGGACCATCGAGTGACCGGAATGGTGATGCTCAACCCCTGGGTCCGTACCGAAGCAGGGCTGGCGAAAGCCCACCTCAAGCATCACTACGGTCAACGGCTTTTGCAGGCAGACTTCTGGCGTAAATTGCTCACGGGAAACCTGGCATTGGGTCGGTCGCTCAAGGGATTCATTACCAGCATCCAGGCCGCGCGTCAGACCAGTCACTCGTCAGGTGACGATCAACCGCTCCCATTCCAGAAGAAGATGGCACGTGGCCTTGAGCGATTTCGGGGATCGGCATTGGTGATCCTCAGCGGCAACGATTTCACCGCGCGGGAATTTGCCGAAGCCCTGAAAACCGATCGCGCCTGGCAGGCATCATTGCAGCGTGGCCATACCACGTTCGTCGCCATTGACGACGCTGACCACACTTTTTCATCAACTGCCTGGCGCAATTGCGTAGCCACGGCGGTTACGGACTGGCTTCAGCGAGAGGATTCCAGCAGACGCTGCGAGAAACCGCAGGAACCGGTTTTGACCCGCTCATTGACCAGCTGCCTGGGCTGCTGGTCGCGTAATCGGTCTGTGTCTGGTGCAAAAGCCGGTCTCGAGCCGTAG